The following coding sequences are from one Azospirillum humicireducens window:
- a CDS encoding response regulator transcription factor: MLRCLQNGSSNKMIANHLRITEATVKIHLKSLLRKIDVSNRTQAALWGLNNGFADAE; the protein is encoded by the coding sequence GTGCTGCGCTGCCTGCAGAATGGCAGCTCCAACAAAATGATCGCCAACCACCTCCGGATCACCGAGGCGACCGTCAAGATCCACCTCAAGAGTTTGCTGCGCAAGATCGACGTCTCGAACCGCACGCAGGCCGCCCTCTGGGGGCTCAACAACGGCTTTGCGGATGCAGAGTGA
- a CDS encoding YsnF/AvaK domain-containing protein: MTGSEKETQTLLTIEEQVGVRKRRQVTGTVRASTFSHEREQALEADLSMETLEVERVPIGRFVDGPIPDRQDGDTTVISVIEEVATVEVRLKLVEEVRITRRTASRKMTDHVTLRRQEVVIEQEPSLDTPVT, from the coding sequence TTGACCGGTTCGGAAAAGGAGACGCAGACGCTTCTCACCATCGAAGAGCAGGTGGGCGTCCGCAAACGCCGACAGGTCACCGGGACCGTCCGCGCCAGCACCTTCAGCCATGAGCGGGAACAGGCGCTCGAAGCCGACCTGTCGATGGAAACACTGGAAGTCGAGCGGGTTCCCATCGGACGGTTCGTCGATGGCCCGATTCCCGACCGCCAGGACGGCGACACCACCGTCATCTCGGTGATCGAGGAGGTGGCGACGGTGGAGGTTCGCCTGAAGCTGGTGGAGGAGGTCCGGATCACCCGCCGCACCGCGAGCCGCAAGATGACCGACCACGTCACGCTGCGCCGTCAGGAAGTGGTCATCGAACAGGAGCCGTCCTTGGACACCCCCGTGACCTGA
- a CDS encoding sensor histidine kinase, which yields MPMLIADPTLPDIPIVFANAAFTRLSGHAREEILGKSYHLLSGSGTDPEVARAIDLALRAGEAIVRQVRLYRRDGKPLWLLQHVAPVFEEDRIRYHFVSFVDITERKAAEDGLRQLNEELDHRVSVRTGRLDELNRQLAAEVERRTEVEHVLRNTLADKDVLLRDKDNLMKEVNHRVKNTLQMASSFLRIQLDLTHGREPAVQEALHSAVERLDRMAEIHETLYRTQGLQEIEFGGYLRMLCRNLLVSFEPAQSLRVVLDVDADEVFLKPDQAIPLALIANEAMINALKYAFPDGRSGRIAVSFREISYEVLRMSISDDGIGMADERRTGSLGLTLMELLTEQVKGGLTVGSGAGTTIMVSIPA from the coding sequence ATGCCCATGCTGATCGCCGATCCCACCCTGCCGGATATCCCGATCGTCTTCGCCAACGCCGCATTCACCAGGCTCAGCGGTCATGCGCGCGAAGAGATTCTGGGCAAGAGCTATCATCTGCTGTCCGGCTCCGGCACCGACCCGGAGGTGGCGCGCGCCATCGACCTTGCCCTACGCGCCGGTGAGGCCATCGTGCGCCAGGTCCGGCTCTATCGGAGGGATGGAAAGCCGCTATGGCTGCTCCAGCATGTCGCACCCGTATTCGAGGAAGACCGTATCCGCTACCATTTCGTGTCCTTTGTCGACATCACCGAGCGCAAGGCGGCGGAAGACGGATTGCGCCAGCTCAACGAAGAACTCGATCACCGTGTTTCGGTGCGCACCGGGCGGCTGGATGAACTCAATCGCCAACTTGCCGCCGAAGTGGAACGCCGCACCGAGGTGGAGCATGTGCTGCGCAACACCCTTGCCGACAAGGACGTGCTGCTGCGCGACAAGGACAACCTGATGAAGGAGGTGAACCACCGCGTCAAAAACACCCTCCAGATGGCCTCGTCCTTCCTGCGCATCCAGTTGGACCTCACACATGGCCGGGAACCGGCCGTGCAGGAAGCACTGCACAGCGCCGTGGAAAGGCTGGACCGCATGGCCGAGATCCACGAGACGCTCTACCGGACGCAGGGCCTGCAGGAGATCGAATTCGGGGGATATCTGCGGATGCTGTGCCGCAACCTTCTAGTGTCCTTCGAGCCTGCACAGAGTTTGCGGGTGGTGCTGGATGTCGACGCCGACGAGGTGTTCCTGAAACCGGATCAGGCCATCCCGCTGGCCCTCATCGCCAACGAGGCGATGATCAATGCGCTGAAATACGCCTTCCCGGACGGGCGATCCGGCCGCATCGCCGTCTCGTTCCGGGAAATCTCGTACGAAGTCCTGCGCATGAGCATCAGTGACGATGGCATCGGCATGGCCGACGAACGACGCACGGGGTCGCTCGGCCTCACCCTGATGGAGTTGCTGACCGAGCAGGTCAAAGGCGGCCTGACCGTGGGGTCCGGCGCCGGCACGACCATAATGGTGTCGATCCCGGCATGA
- a CDS encoding chemotaxis protein CheB, whose amino-acid sequence MMSADEGTDRHCQDIPRMDQNERRRMRPGPLAIVGIGASAGGLKAITALLRAVPADCGLAFVVIQHRIPNNERLLADLLKNVTVLPVHTAHDGIPLEADHIYIAPAGRLPTMEAGQLRIRESRQSVDATLPIDIFFRTLATDQQEKAICVVLSGTGADGTNGLRSIKECGGLVVVQDPTTAEFDGMPGSAIATGMADYILPPERMPGAIVEFVHQPYIGPATVQKADAPDGALDGILDLLSAHTKRDHKAYKPRSLIRRIERRMGIHHIAEMTEYRALLGTHPAEIELLSRDILISVTRFFRDGPAFDILAGEYVVPLVRNQPAGKPIRVWVPACATGEEAYSIAILLMEACARSGVSPGFRVFATDVDNRALTVARTGLYPETITVDVSVERLARFFTKVEDGYKVAKPLRDVVSFAQHDLLSDPPFSKLDLISCRNMLIYIEPDVQKAIFALFHFALLDNGGLFLGTAENLDTLSNLFAPLSKKWRLYRKIGATRSSAMAVPPTGGRSAVPVPTLPTPLRGTGPADIIRQALLLEYAPAAVLIDGLHRIQYLFGPTGDFLDLPTGEPPWDLTAMARGELRLQLRRAVAQALASHGRVQISGIRHKRHGIVVPVTVLVIPVRFPRAGSDLLLVTFTADHAAPSTPVAESAPPPIEIDGVEQLESELRMTREELNDTVEELSATSEALRVANEEILSIGEEYQSTTEELETSKEELQSLNEELSTLNSQLHEKVDELEATTNDLGNLLSSTDIATVFLSSDLRIKRFTPSATRLFALLPQDTGRLITDIARHFSDPCLLPDIRSVLSSLMPAEREVSTDDDATFLRRIQPYRTQQGRGEGVVITFSDVTPLKRTSLAMALQARQYKLIADLGRKDLVGADGSDTLAEAARLIAEGLGADGVAILGPGEDPSGQRTGDADDLVLLGSAGLSVPKEPAVRIPSDMSTLVGRVFRSRQPSIVEDFATDQRVRSSMALSGSHFVSGLSVPFGGAARGPSILTVLSRKAGRFSDADLEFVQAIASVLGLVIERAGVLRTARAERDFAQAIVDTVREPLLVLDEMLRVVGASAAFHRSFATTPDGVLGLQLAETAGGLLADPELRLALERIIPDGTVVDALELTIGRGVGDEGAEGRRTLLLNARRLNQAGRLILLAMEDVTEQVRVREALAAAKAAAELASASKTRFLAAASHDLRQPVQALLMFHHLVAMQPQGEAAAKLLVSMGNALGAMTAMLDDILDVSRLDAGIIQVTLRSCPVQTMIDSLCTELSPLAEAAELTLHSVRTSLSVRSDPKLLERILRNFIANAIKYTDRGRILVGCRRAGLNLRIQVWDTGRGIPPNQLASIFEEFHQVDNPERDRRQGLGLGLSIVERLAALLHHPIRVKSAPGQGSMFEILVPLASPDDSLPKDEEMAVSEGGNGERVVVIDDDPTVLDGVAAFLHELGYDVVAASDGDTAVERLGNGVPDLVIADFRLKGTETGSETIRRLERHFAARLPGILLTGDTSPARIREASASGFLLLHKPLSPEPLLTAIRHALTDRSLKPGTA is encoded by the coding sequence ATGATGTCAGCGGATGAAGGCACGGATCGTCATTGTCAGGACATTCCCCGCATGGATCAGAATGAACGGCGGCGCATGCGGCCCGGCCCTTTGGCGATCGTCGGTATCGGTGCCTCGGCTGGCGGCCTCAAAGCGATCACGGCCCTGCTTAGAGCGGTACCGGCTGACTGCGGCTTGGCCTTTGTGGTGATTCAGCACCGGATTCCGAACAATGAACGATTGCTTGCCGACCTGTTGAAGAATGTGACGGTGCTGCCGGTCCATACTGCTCATGACGGGATTCCGCTGGAGGCCGATCACATCTACATCGCTCCGGCAGGTCGGTTGCCGACGATGGAGGCCGGCCAACTGCGCATCCGTGAATCGCGGCAGTCTGTCGACGCGACCCTGCCAATCGACATCTTCTTCCGCACACTGGCAACCGACCAGCAGGAGAAGGCGATCTGCGTCGTGTTGTCCGGTACCGGCGCCGACGGCACCAATGGACTGCGTTCGATCAAGGAATGCGGTGGGCTGGTGGTCGTGCAGGATCCGACGACCGCCGAATTCGACGGCATGCCGGGCAGCGCCATCGCCACCGGCATGGCCGATTATATCCTGCCGCCGGAGCGCATGCCTGGTGCCATCGTCGAATTCGTCCACCAACCCTATATCGGCCCGGCAACGGTTCAGAAGGCCGATGCGCCGGACGGCGCACTGGACGGCATTCTCGATCTGCTGAGCGCGCACACCAAGCGCGATCACAAGGCTTACAAGCCGCGGTCGCTGATCCGCCGCATCGAACGGCGCATGGGGATTCACCATATCGCCGAGATGACGGAATACCGGGCCCTTCTGGGCACCCACCCGGCCGAAATCGAACTGCTGTCCCGCGATATCCTGATCAGCGTGACGCGCTTTTTCCGCGATGGCCCGGCGTTCGACATCCTGGCCGGAGAGTACGTCGTCCCGCTGGTGCGGAACCAGCCGGCGGGCAAGCCGATCCGCGTCTGGGTCCCGGCCTGCGCCACCGGGGAAGAGGCTTACTCCATCGCTATCCTGTTGATGGAGGCCTGCGCACGGAGCGGCGTATCCCCCGGCTTCCGTGTCTTCGCAACCGACGTGGACAATCGGGCGCTGACTGTCGCCCGCACCGGTCTGTATCCCGAAACCATAACGGTCGACGTGTCGGTCGAACGGCTCGCCCGCTTCTTCACCAAGGTCGAGGACGGCTACAAGGTCGCCAAGCCATTGCGCGATGTGGTTTCCTTCGCCCAGCACGATCTGCTCAGCGATCCGCCTTTTTCCAAGCTCGACCTGATCAGTTGCCGCAACATGCTGATCTATATCGAGCCGGACGTGCAGAAGGCCATCTTCGCCCTGTTCCATTTCGCCTTGTTGGACAATGGCGGCCTGTTCCTCGGTACGGCGGAGAACCTTGACACGCTCTCCAACCTGTTCGCACCTCTTTCAAAAAAATGGCGCCTTTACCGGAAGATCGGTGCGACGCGCAGCAGTGCGATGGCGGTCCCGCCGACGGGCGGGCGGTCTGCGGTCCCGGTGCCGACACTGCCCACCCCCTTGCGCGGCACCGGCCCGGCGGACATCATCCGACAGGCCCTGCTGCTTGAATACGCGCCGGCGGCAGTTCTGATCGACGGGCTGCATCGCATCCAGTATCTCTTCGGTCCGACCGGCGATTTCCTCGACCTGCCGACGGGAGAACCGCCCTGGGATCTGACGGCGATGGCACGCGGGGAATTGCGCCTGCAGCTCCGCCGCGCCGTCGCACAGGCGCTCGCCTCGCATGGCCGGGTTCAAATCTCCGGAATCCGGCACAAGCGTCACGGCATTGTGGTGCCGGTGACCGTTCTGGTTATCCCGGTGCGTTTCCCACGGGCCGGCAGTGACCTGCTTCTGGTGACATTCACGGCGGACCACGCTGCACCAAGCACACCGGTCGCCGAGTCCGCGCCGCCGCCGATCGAAATTGACGGTGTCGAACAGCTCGAAAGCGAGCTGCGCATGACCCGTGAGGAGTTGAACGACACCGTCGAAGAACTCAGTGCCACCAGCGAGGCGCTGCGGGTCGCCAACGAGGAGATCCTGTCGATCGGCGAGGAGTACCAGTCGACCACGGAGGAGCTGGAGACATCCAAGGAAGAGCTTCAATCCCTCAACGAGGAACTCAGCACGCTGAACTCCCAGCTGCATGAAAAGGTCGACGAGCTGGAAGCGACCACCAACGATCTGGGCAATCTGCTGAGCAGCACCGACATCGCCACGGTCTTCCTGTCGTCAGACCTGCGGATCAAACGTTTCACGCCGTCGGCGACCCGGCTTTTCGCTCTGCTGCCGCAGGATACCGGGCGCCTGATCACCGACATCGCCCGGCATTTTTCAGATCCTTGCCTGCTGCCCGACATCCGGTCGGTGCTGTCATCCCTGATGCCGGCGGAACGCGAAGTGTCGACGGATGACGACGCGACCTTCCTGCGCCGCATCCAGCCCTACCGGACCCAGCAAGGCCGGGGGGAGGGGGTCGTGATCACCTTCAGCGACGTGACGCCGCTGAAGCGCACCAGCCTGGCCATGGCTCTGCAGGCCCGCCAGTACAAGCTGATCGCCGATCTCGGACGCAAGGACCTCGTCGGAGCGGACGGGTCGGATACACTGGCGGAAGCAGCCCGCCTGATTGCCGAAGGGCTGGGAGCGGACGGCGTCGCCATCCTCGGTCCCGGCGAGGATCCATCGGGCCAGCGCACCGGGGACGCTGACGATCTGGTCCTGCTCGGCAGTGCCGGCCTCTCCGTTCCAAAGGAGCCTGCCGTCCGGATCCCCAGCGACATGTCGACACTGGTCGGACGGGTGTTCCGGTCCCGCCAGCCGTCTATTGTGGAGGATTTCGCCACCGATCAACGTGTCCGCTCCTCCATGGCGCTATCGGGCAGCCACTTCGTCAGCGGTCTGTCGGTTCCCTTCGGCGGCGCGGCACGCGGACCATCCATTCTCACGGTTCTGAGCCGCAAGGCCGGACGGTTCAGCGATGCCGACCTGGAATTCGTCCAGGCCATCGCCAGCGTGCTGGGGCTGGTCATCGAACGGGCGGGAGTGCTGCGCACGGCGCGGGCTGAGCGCGATTTCGCCCAGGCCATCGTCGACACGGTCCGCGAACCGCTTCTGGTGCTGGACGAGATGCTGAGGGTGGTCGGCGCGAGTGCGGCCTTCCACCGATCCTTCGCCACCACGCCGGACGGCGTGCTCGGCCTCCAACTGGCCGAGACGGCCGGCGGTCTGCTGGCCGATCCCGAACTGCGCCTGGCACTGGAACGGATCATACCCGATGGCACGGTCGTCGATGCGCTGGAACTGACCATCGGTCGGGGTGTCGGCGACGAAGGCGCCGAGGGACGCCGAACCCTGCTGCTGAACGCCCGCCGGCTCAATCAGGCGGGCCGGCTGATCCTGTTGGCGATGGAAGACGTCACAGAGCAGGTGCGCGTGCGCGAAGCCCTCGCGGCCGCCAAGGCTGCCGCCGAACTGGCAAGCGCCAGCAAAACCCGATTTCTTGCCGCTGCCAGCCACGACCTGCGTCAGCCTGTCCAGGCCCTGCTGATGTTCCATCATCTGGTGGCGATGCAGCCGCAGGGCGAGGCGGCGGCAAAACTGCTGGTCAGCATGGGCAACGCGCTGGGCGCCATGACCGCCATGCTCGACGACATCCTGGATGTGTCGCGCCTTGACGCCGGCATCATCCAGGTGACGCTCCGGTCGTGTCCGGTCCAGACGATGATCGATTCGCTGTGCACCGAGCTATCGCCGTTGGCCGAGGCTGCCGAGCTGACATTGCACAGCGTTCGGACGAGCCTGTCGGTGCGGAGCGATCCCAAGCTGCTGGAGCGCATCCTGCGGAACTTCATCGCCAACGCGATCAAATACACCGACCGGGGTCGGATCCTGGTGGGGTGCCGTCGCGCCGGGCTGAACCTGCGCATTCAGGTCTGGGACACCGGGCGCGGCATTCCGCCGAACCAGCTGGCATCGATCTTCGAGGAGTTCCATCAGGTCGACAATCCGGAGCGTGACCGGCGGCAGGGGCTGGGGCTGGGGCTTTCCATCGTGGAACGCCTTGCCGCGCTGCTCCATCACCCGATACGGGTCAAATCGGCGCCAGGGCAGGGATCGATGTTCGAGATCCTGGTTCCGTTGGCCAGTCCGGACGATTCCCTTCCGAAGGACGAGGAGATGGCCGTATCCGAGGGCGGCAACGGCGAGCGGGTGGTGGTGATCGACGACGACCCGACCGTTCTCGACGGTGTCGCCGCCTTCCTCCATGAATTGGGCTACGATGTGGTGGCGGCATCCGATGGCGACACGGCGGTAGAGCGGTTGGGGAACGGGGTGCCGGATTTGGTCATCGCCGATTTCCGGCTGAAGGGCACGGAAACCGGATCGGAGACAATCCGCCGGCTGGAGCGGCACTTCGCCGCCCGGCTGCCCGGAATTCTTCTGACCGGCGACACCTCGCCCGCGCGCATCCGGGAAGCGAGCGCCAGCGGTTTCCTGTTGCTGCACAAGCCACTGAGCCCGGAGCCTCTGCTGACTGCCATACGGCACGCCCTGACGGACCGGTCCCTGAAGCCGGGAACCGCCTGA
- a CDS encoding YsnF/AvaK domain-containing protein, producing the protein MVAAGCQEADIETFGGADSADKAAQGLLGHGFDKELAEQYGAAIRQGHILVAADIADQDADAAEAILDENGSVDLPEPPAVRKPAQKAGNGATVEQETLQSVKEEVEIGKRRVAKGGLKAVSEITETPIQETVTLRDEAVDVEHRKVDRPLRPDEEKAAFGEKTVELTATSETPEITKEARVVGEVVLSKTASEREKTVETVARRSDVKVEPVGNKPGNKR; encoded by the coding sequence TTGGTCGCGGCGGGCTGCCAGGAAGCGGACATCGAGACCTTCGGCGGCGCCGATAGCGCCGACAAGGCCGCCCAGGGCCTGCTGGGGCACGGTTTCGACAAGGAACTGGCCGAGCAGTACGGTGCAGCCATCCGCCAGGGCCACATCCTGGTTGCGGCCGACATCGCCGACCAGGATGCCGACGCGGCGGAAGCCATCCTCGATGAAAACGGGTCCGTTGACCTGCCCGAGCCCCCTGCGGTGCGGAAGCCGGCCCAGAAGGCGGGCAATGGCGCCACCGTCGAGCAGGAAACCCTCCAGTCGGTGAAGGAGGAGGTCGAGATCGGCAAGCGCCGGGTCGCCAAAGGCGGATTGAAAGCCGTGTCGGAGATCACGGAAACCCCAATTCAGGAGACCGTAACGCTGCGCGACGAGGCGGTGGACGTGGAACATCGCAAGGTCGATCGGCCTCTCCGCCCCGACGAGGAGAAGGCTGCGTTCGGCGAGAAGACCGTCGAGCTGACGGCGACCTCCGAAACGCCGGAAATCACCAAGGAAGCCCGCGTGGTCGGGGAGGTCGTGTTGTCCAAGACCGCTTCCGAACGGGAAAAGACCGTGGAAACCGTCGCCCGCCGCAGCGATGTCAAGGTGGAGCCCGTCGGAAACAAGCCCGGCAACAAGCGCTGA
- a CDS encoding transglutaminase-like domain-containing protein, giving the protein MRIRLGYKLTFSFPAPTPMIVMLNVHYSRVGDLEQPDHIVVSVPAPIQGYRDSFGNWCSRLVAPAGSVTISADSIIRDSGLPDLVQPGAAQHPVDELPTDTLLFLLGSRYCETDVLSDEAWRLFAGVAPGWARVQAICDFVHGHVTFGYEHSRPTRTAAQTYAEKHGVCRDYAHLAIAFCRAMNIPARYCTGYISDIGEPPPYAPMDFAAWMEVYLGGRWHVFDPRNNTPRIGRILIARGRDAADVPLTHTFGPNLLTEFKIWTDEVGP; this is encoded by the coding sequence ATGCGCATACGGCTAGGTTACAAGCTGACCTTCAGCTTTCCTGCTCCCACGCCAATGATCGTGATGCTGAACGTGCATTACTCACGTGTTGGAGACCTGGAGCAGCCAGATCACATCGTCGTCAGCGTACCGGCGCCGATCCAGGGTTACCGTGACAGTTTCGGCAATTGGTGCAGCCGTCTGGTCGCACCCGCCGGCTCTGTCACCATCAGCGCCGACAGCATCATCCGAGATAGTGGGCTCCCCGACTTGGTTCAGCCCGGCGCCGCACAGCACCCTGTGGACGAACTGCCCACCGATACCCTGCTGTTTCTGCTTGGCAGCCGCTATTGCGAGACCGATGTCCTGTCCGACGAGGCGTGGCGGCTGTTCGCGGGCGTTGCGCCGGGTTGGGCACGGGTCCAGGCGATCTGCGACTTCGTCCATGGTCATGTGACCTTCGGCTACGAGCATTCGCGGCCGACACGGACCGCGGCACAGACTTATGCCGAAAAGCACGGGGTCTGCCGCGACTACGCCCATCTCGCCATCGCCTTTTGCCGCGCCATGAACATTCCCGCGCGCTACTGCACTGGCTACATCAGCGACATCGGCGAGCCACCACCCTATGCGCCGATGGATTTTGCGGCTTGGATGGAGGTGTATCTCGGTGGCCGTTGGCATGTCTTCGACCCACGGAACAACACTCCCCGCATCGGACGAATCCTGATTGCACGGGGTCGCGATGCAGCCGACGTGCCGCTTACCCACACCTTCGGCCCCAATCTGCTGACAGAGTTCAAAATCTGGACGGATGAGGTCGGACCCTGA
- a CDS encoding exopolysaccharide biosynthesis protein, with protein MRGLLAEAPAEGVTFGWLLDRLQKRSFGVVLLLLALIGLTPGTSPVVGLLLTIPALQMILARETPAFPRTIMSRRFSTQRLVRMVDRTVPVLRRMETVIRPRWKMPFETTTRVVGLVVLVLAGVFFVPIPLSNVVPAVTIMLIALAYLEEDGVLLAVSLAMAAAVLIATTITVWQSVEAVRSMFF; from the coding sequence TTGCGCGGTCTGCTCGCCGAAGCTCCGGCCGAAGGGGTCACATTCGGCTGGCTGCTGGACAGGTTGCAAAAGCGTTCCTTCGGCGTCGTTCTGCTGTTGCTGGCGCTGATCGGGCTGACTCCGGGAACATCGCCGGTCGTCGGGCTGCTGCTGACCATTCCCGCCCTCCAGATGATCCTCGCGCGGGAAACCCCGGCCTTTCCCAGGACGATCATGTCGCGGCGTTTCTCGACACAGCGGCTGGTCCGGATGGTCGATCGCACCGTGCCGGTGTTGAGGCGCATGGAGACGGTCATACGCCCACGCTGGAAGATGCCGTTCGAGACGACGACGCGCGTGGTCGGATTGGTCGTCCTTGTGCTGGCAGGCGTCTTCTTCGTTCCCATTCCGCTGAGCAATGTCGTCCCGGCGGTGACGATCATGCTGATCGCCTTGGCCTATCTGGAAGAGGACGGGGTGTTGTTGGCAGTGTCGTTGGCGATGGCCGCCGCCGTTCTCATCGCCACGACGATCACCGTCTGGCAGTCGGTCGAGGCGGTCCGGTCCATGTTTTTTTAG